A stretch of Fusarium poae strain DAOMC 252244 chromosome 2, whole genome shotgun sequence DNA encodes these proteins:
- a CDS encoding hypothetical protein (BUSCO:35973at5125) yields the protein MAPKQPSSNGTPIFSTSIFSSSSNSASRPTTREGTLDPLNTTNILPKDRKASFSRKTSLGSSRRGSSLGTNAFVTDAAAPPALPDYALSAAAKIAPRPSESEASTATSIDTHMLSRSATGSTTLYGGGVPSTPLGFMPNGAVGTSGMWQQNEGGIVHHHITELANKRIATLEYLRKAHEGRIYWFKTYLFDKTDLGRMPSLDARKLGRKATNHLLLGLSLPTIVDLYSSTSIEFLRSLNSLLSEFDSFQQIHGESSTAASLTRARLPSMFRRPGGKSRRSTSAADMHPLPDEMAPMPSAGGPAPSVMNFAASETDLLPGEEYTYLLTPSLPFDPDYFETFATLCDVLIDCYTRFLALVPSPKDCSAPVAELFTKADSRVRKIIVQGLVRDFEEQSRSHVKTEVATIGKVVLGGLM from the exons ATGGCGCCCAAACAACCATCCTCAAACGGAACGCCCATCTTTTCAACTTccatcttctcctcctcctccaactCGGCCTCTCGTCCCACCACCCGCGAAGGCACCCTCGATCCTCTAAACACAACAAACATCCTCCCCAAAGACCGCAAAGCTTCCTTCTCCCGCAAAACCTCCCTCGGCAGCAGCCGTCGCGGTAGCTCTCTGGGTACCAACGCATTCGTCACGGATGCAGCTGCCCCTCCTGCTCTGCCCGACTACGCGCTCTCTGCTGCTGCAAAAATTGCGCCGCGACCGTCGGAAAGTGAAGCTTCTACTGCTACGTCGATAGACACACACATGTTGAGTCGCAGCGCGACGGGGTCGACGACCCTTTATGGCGGGGGCGTGCCGAGTACGCCTTTGGGCTTTATGCCGAATGGCGCTGTGGGAACGTCGGGGATGTGGCAGCAGAATGAAGGGGGTATTGTGCACCACCATATCACAGAGCTTGCAAATAAGCGTATAGCAACGCTCGAGTATCTACGGAAAGC TCATGAAGGACGTATATACTGGTTCAAAACCTATCTCTTCGACAAGACCGACCTCGGCCGTATGCCCTCCCTCGACGCTCGAAAGCTCGGCCGCAAAGCAACAAACCATCTCCTCCTCGGTCTATCCCTCCCTACAATCGTCGACCTCTACTCCTCCACATCGATCGAATTCCTCCGAAGCTTAAACTCCCTACTCTCCGAGTTCGATTCCTTCCAACAAATCCACGGCGAGTCATCCACCGCTGCGTCCCTCACTCGCGCCCGTCTACCAAGCATGTTCCGTCGTCCAGGTGGTAAATCACGTCGCTCGACTTCTGCAGCCGACATGCACCCCCTGCCTGACGAGATGGCTCCCATGCCATCTGCCGGTGGACCTGCACCGTCTGTAATGAACTTTGCAGCTTCCGAAACAGACTTGCTTCCCGGCGAGGAGTACACATACTTGTTAACGCCATCTTTACCGTTCGATCCCGATTACTTTGAGACGTTTGCGACGCTGTGCGATGTTTTGATCGATTGCTACACGAGATTCCTCGCATTGGTACCTTCGCCGAAAGATTGCTCAGCGCCCGTTGCTGAGCTATTTACAAAGGCGGATTCGCGAGTACGCAAGATTATAGTTCAAGGTCTGGTCCGGGATTTCGAAGAGCAGAGTCGAAGCCACGTCAAGACGGAAGTGGCTACGATTGGAAAGGTGGTTCTGGGAGGGTTAATGTGA
- a CDS encoding hypothetical protein (TransMembrane:9 (i47-66o86-104i116-135o141-161i173-192o204-224i245-263o283-301i308-329o)) — MADISDTTLRDKESQHEKTRDDAASTQSQTNDEQDTIEEPPDGGLKAWLQVLSGHLVMFNSWGYFISFGIFQPHYESEFSLPPSTISWIGSLQVCLIFFIGTFSGRAFDAGYYRTALVVGLFLQILGIFMTSIASAYWQVLLAQGICQGLGNGVLFAPTIANMSTYFTRKRTVAISAAACGAATGGMVFPLIAQQLLPKIGFRWTVRVMGLVVMVVSALVLILARTRLRGRKAGPLVEWAAFKEPSYVLFAVAMFFTLWPTWISYNYARQYATDKLGGSASDSFLMLIAINAVGIPGRMISAILADRFFGAINVFIPTIFSAALCLYMWSQVTTLTGDASPLLAPALLQRAQSLTTEHDALQKNLNSSFDSDTAKRVGELSRVAEALKALEKSQSSVKELKQMLDDSSLDQDLATIARDELSSETGQLESLARKLSASLTPRHTFADFPCMLEFRLGPGGLEGRFFMDTLFKMYKGLCMRRGYRHTVVKYEFADGAGDSSSSSGENPLQEAILEVHDQGAFDIFRGEAGMHRVQRIPSTETKGRVHTSAVAVWVLPSFPENSATSIDFEDPESDFYINPQELKIETMRARGAGGQHVNKTESAIRMTHLPTGTTVSMQDHRSQQRNREEAWKLMRSRIADQRREQREQEASQLRNSVLSKTQITRGDKIRTYNYNQDRCTDHRAGIDVHGLPNVLEGGEKLDKIMDGVKDWLVGKDIEVLVAEEEIKEKSKGTK, encoded by the exons ATGGCTGATATCTCGGATACCACTCTACGCGATAAAGAGTCCCAACATGAAAAGACAAGAGACGACGCCGCTTCTACACAAAGCCAAACCAAcgatgaacaagacaccATTGAAGAACCCCCGGATGGTGGTTTAAAAGCTTGGTTACAAGTCTTGTCAGGTCATCTCGTCATGTTCAATTCATGGGGCTATTTTATCAGTTTTGGCATCTTTCAGCCACACTACGAATCCGAATTCTCCCTTCCACCTTCGACAATCTCTTGGATTGGGAGTCTACAAGTCTGCCTCATCTTTTTTATTGGAACATTCTCCGGGCGCGCTTTCGACGCTGGTTATTATCGCACTGCCTTAGTCGTGGGCCTCTTTTTGCAAATATTGGGTATCTTCATGACCAGCATCGCCTCTGCGTACTGGCAAGTTCTTCTCGCACAGGGAATATGTCAGGGTTTGGGAAACGGGGTTCTATTTGCGCCGACGATAGCAAACATGTCTACCTACTTTACTCGTAAAAGGACGGTCGCTATCTCGGCTGCAGCTTGTGGTGCTGCTACGGGCGGAATGGTGTTTCCTCTTATTGCGCAGCAGCTTCTACCAAAGATTGGGTTTCGGTGGACGGTGCGTGTTATGGGATTGGTAGTCATGGTGGTATCTGCCCTAGTCTTGATTCTTGCCAGGACAAGACTCAGAGGCAGAAAGGCTGGGCCGCTTGTTGAGTGGGCGGCGTTTAAAGAGCCTTCATATGTTTTATTTGCAGTGGCCATGTTTTTTACGCTGTGGCCGACTTGGATCTCATACAACTAT GCTCGTCAATACGCAACAGACAAACTCGGCGGTTCAGCCTCAGATTCATTCCTAATGCTCATCGCCATAAACGCAGTCGGTATTCCAGGCCGAATGATATCCGCCATTCTAGCCGATCGATTCTTTGGCGCCATAAACGTATTTATTCCCACAATCTTTTCCGCTGCATTATGTCTATACATGTGGTCACAAGTAACCACGCTTACGGGCG ATGCATCACCCCTCCTCGCTCCAGCCCTCCTCCAACGCGCCCAATCCCTAACAACCGAACACGATGCCCTCCAAAAGAACCTCAATTCCTCTTTCGACTCGGATACGGCTAAGCGCGTTGGCGAACTGTCTCGGGTAGCAGAAGCTCTGAAAGCATTGGAGAAATCACAATCCTCCGTCAAAGAGCTAAAGCAAATGCTTGATGATTCAAGTCTGGATCAAGACCTCGCCACTATAGCCAGAGATGAACTCTCCTCCGAGACGGGCCAACTCGAATCCCTCGCTCGTAAACTCTCCGCCAGCTTGACACCCCGCCATACGTTTGCCGATTTCCCATGCATGCTCGAGTTTAGACTGGGGCCGGGTGGTCTTGAGGGGAGATTCTTTATGGATACCCTGTTCAAGATGTACAAAGGACTTTGTATGAGGAGAGGATATAGACATACAGTGGTCAAGTACGAGTTCGCAGACGGCGCAGGcgattcttcttcttcgtctggCGAAAACCCTCTTCAGGAAGCCATTCTCGAAGTCCACGACCAAGGCGCCTTTGACATTTTCCGCGGCGAAGCAGGCATGCACCGTGTCCAGCGCATCCCCAGCACCGAGACAAAAGGCCGAGTCCATACCTCTGCTGTCGCCGTTTGGGTCCTCCCCTCGTTCCCCGAGAACAGCGCCACGAGCATCGATTTCGAAGACCCCGAGAGCGACTTTTACATTAACCCGCAAGAACTCAAGATCGAAACGATGAGAGCCCGCGGCGCAGGAGGACAGCACGTCAACAAGACCGAATCCGCCATTCGAATGACACATTTACCCACCGGAACGACGGTTTCTATGCAGGATCATAGATCGCAGCAGCGCAACAGGGAAGAAGCGTGGAAACTGATGCGATCCCGAATTGCGGACCAGAGGAGAGAGCAACGTGAACAAGAAGCGTCGCAATTGAGGAATAGCGTCCTGTCAAAGACGCAGATTACTCGGGGTGACAAGATCCGCACGTACAATTACAACCAGGACCGATGCACCGACCATCGTGCTGGTATTGATGTGCACGGTTTGCCGAATGTGCTCGAAGGTGGTGAGAAGTTGGATAAAATCATGGACGGCGTAAAGGATTGGTTGGTTGGCAAGGATATTGAAGTCCTCGTGGCggaagaagagatcaaggaaaAGAGTAAGGGAACGAAATAA
- a CDS encoding hypothetical protein (TransMembrane:2 (i12-32o119-140i)): MSSIDAGNMSDHVLAFNILVHVAITNIFHPFIMDPNNEHLDPASLESPKAVLRASINQLQRLILISRLHHPHAHALSVLSSAVVHVSNTIIRDAALQNQTIQPDFSITNQNSTDKNPNWYFYFLVCLAACQDLGACFPVFEPVGKGLLAMALRDGSMSAAEANRLVRTLEGKRPKPKEKKEGEFGSFVLDFDLEVTKQGGGQVKDLAAQFEEFSMHSEFTEGGDFVVD, encoded by the exons ATGTCGTCCATCGATGCAGGTAATATGTCTGATCATGTTTTGGCGTTCAA CATTCTAGTGCATGTCGCCATTACGAATATATTTCATCCTTTCATCATGGATCCTAATAATGAGCATCTTGATCCTGCTTCTCTTGAGTCTCCCAAAGCCGTTTTACGAGCTTCGATAAACCAGCTTCAGCGTCTCATCCTCATAAGCCGGCTTCACCATCCGCATGCCCACGCACTCAGTGTTTTGAGTTCAGCGGTAGTGCACGTcagcaacaccatcatccGCGACGCAGCGCTTCAAAACCAAACGATACAGCCAGACTTTAGTATCACCAACCAAAACAGCACCGATAAGAATCCCAACTGGTATTTCTACTTCTTAGTGTGTTTGGCAGCATGTCAAGATCTGGGTGCTTGCTTCCCTGTTTTCGAACCAGTCGGAAAGGGGCTATTGGCTATGGCTCTGCGCGATGGTAGTATGTCAGCTGCCGAGGCTAATAGACTTGTGCGTACTCTAGAAGGAAAACGGCCGAAGcctaaagaaaagaaggagggTGAGTTTGGGAGTTTTGTTTTAGATTTCGATCTAGAGGTTACGAAGCAGGGAGGTGGACAAGTTAAAGATTTGGCAGCGCAGTTTGAAGAGTTTAGTATGCATAGCGAGTTTACAGAGGGAGGAGAttttgttgttgattga